In Bacteroidales bacterium, the following are encoded in one genomic region:
- the ssb gene encoding single-stranded DNA-binding protein, whose protein sequence is MASLNKITLIGNLGRDPEIKYINETNPVAKFSLATTESYKDKNGEWVDNTEWHNIVAWRYLAEKAAKNLKKGMQVYVEGKVTYRNYDDKDGNKKYITEIVASNIINLSRKESSCSDTIVSDNVNNEDSSSASFPPSSGNEVGSDNPTTDDLPF, encoded by the coding sequence ATGGCAAGTTTGAATAAAATAACACTCATAGGTAATTTGGGAAGAGATCCTGAAATAAAATATATAAATGAAACCAACCCTGTTGCAAAATTCAGTTTGGCCACCACAGAATCATACAAGGATAAAAACGGCGAATGGGTTGACAATACGGAATGGCATAATATAGTCGCCTGGCGTTATCTGGCCGAGAAAGCTGCTAAAAACCTTAAAAAGGGGATGCAGGTTTACGTTGAAGGTAAAGTAACCTATAGAAATTATGATGATAAAGACGGAAATAAAAAGTATATTACAGAGATTGTGGCAAGCAATATTATTAACCTATCGCGTAAAGAAAGCAGTTGTTCTGATACTATTGTAAGTGATAATGTTAATAATGAAGACTCATCCTCTGCCAGCTTTCCGCCAAGTTCAGGCAATGAGGTGGGCTCCGACAATCCGACAACCGACGACCTTCCTTTTTAA